One Hydrogenobaculum sp. 3684 genomic window, AAATGTAAATATCTCCATCTTTTAGATAAAAATATCTTGGCTTTGAGCTGTAAGAAAGCCCTTTTATGCCTATCCCAAGCCTATAAAATATAATTTTATTTATTTTTATATCTTTTCCATCTATTTTAAAAGCCAAATTTTTAACGTAAAAACTTCTATTTTTATAACCAAAGCTTATGTGGTGTTTGTATATAAAATAAATTGGATTTAAAACAAGAAAATAAAGCGCTAAAACAAGCACTAAGACTCTTAAAAATTTCTTCATTACAAATATTTTATCTTATACTTATAAGCAAAATACCAACAAATATAAGAACCATACCAACAAAATCGTATATATTCATATGCTCTTTTAGATAAAAATAAGAAAATAAACTTATAATAAAAAACCCACTACCTACCATAATAGGATAGGCAATACTTAAATTTATCTTTTTTAGAGCAAAAGCGTAAAACAAAAATTGAATACCAAAACCTATAAGACCAGCCAATATGAAAAGTTTTGAGCTTTTAATAGCACCTATTTTTACAGCTATATTTGAAAAAGCATTAAGAAAAAGAGCTAAAAAAAGAGCTAACCAGTATATCATAAAAGCCCCTCCAAAAGGAGGGGATATATTTATATGGTAGAGTAAAGGGGTTTCACAGAAGCGCCGGTGGTATCTTCAAAGTCTCTTGGAACACCAAGCTCTTCCAGACAAGTGGGTAAATCGTGATAAAACTCAGCTACTTTTACAAGTCCAGTCTCTTTGCCCACTTCGTTAAATAGTTTTATCTTGGTGCTTGCTTTGCCTTTGCCCCTTTCCACTATAGCCCCAGCATGACCAAAGGATACGCCTTCCAAATTTTCTTGAAATCTTCCAGCTACGAAAGCAGCAACTGGTATTTTCC contains:
- a CDS encoding SMR family transporter codes for the protein MIYWLALFLALFLNAFSNIAVKIGAIKSSKLFILAGLIGFGIQFLFYAFALKKINLSIAYPIMVGSGFFIISLFSYFYLKEHMNIYDFVGMVLIFVGILLISIR